In the genome of Populus nigra chromosome 9, ddPopNigr1.1, whole genome shotgun sequence, one region contains:
- the LOC133702843 gene encoding reactive Intermediate Deaminase A, chloroplastic-like isoform X2: MSWCVLKPFNVSLINVGAVRNRIPFAIGGIGCASFVATGFWRQCCSNRLTTPPFASLNTCTFPPQKEAVKTDKAPAALGPYSQAIKSNNLVFVSGVLGLIPETGKFVSQDVEDQTEQNICTGMLWNIEPFTLFVSQITMSTRHWTCQQQENENIVYHSANTSLHHFLLAQLIR; the protein is encoded by the exons ATGTCGTGGTGTGTTCTAAAACCCTTTAATGTCTCGTTGATCAACGTCGGCGCAGTGCGCAACCGAATCCCATTTGCTATCGGCGGCATTGGTTGCGCCTCCTTCGTCGCAACCGGTTTTTGGCGGCAGTGTTGTTCCAATCGATTAACCACCCCTCCTTTCGCTTCCTTGAACACTTGCACTTTCCCTC CTCAAAAGGAGGCTGTTAAAACAGACAAGGCTCCGGCAGCATTGGGACCATATTCTCAAGCAATTAAATCCAATAACCTTGTATTTGTTTCTGGTGTCTTAGGTCTCATTCCAGAG ACTGGGAAGTTTGTCTCACAGGATGTTGAGGATCAGACAGAACAG aataTTTGTACTGGTATGTTATGGAACATAGAGCCTTTCACCCTGTTTGTGTCGCAAATTACTATGTCTACTCGACATTGGACCTGCCAACAACAAGAAAACGAAAACATTGTATATCACTCTGCAAAT ACTTCCCTGCACCATTTCCTGCTCGCTCAACTT